Proteins from one Merismopedia glauca CCAP 1448/3 genomic window:
- a CDS encoding folate/biopterin family MFS transporter, which produces MLVSPSGISQIKESVVNKVFFGHQPTPELLSILSVYLVQGILGLARLAVSFFLKDDLSLSPAQVAALMGVAALPWVVKPVFGLFSDGLPIFGYRRRPYLVISGLLGTSAWLCLATVVDTPLQATAAIALSSFSVAMSDVIVDSVVVERVRKESVSTAGSLQSLCWAASSVGGLLTAYLGGYLLERVDTQTIFAITALFPLIVSAVACLIAEQPIETNTEGQLSQTKNQIKQVWQAMKQKAIWMPALFLFLWQATPSSDSGFFYFTTNELGFGPEFLGRVRLVSSLASLVGIWVFQRYLKTVPFRTMFGWTICLSTGLGMTTLLLVTHVNRDLGIGDRWFSLGDSLILTVMGQIAFMPVLVLAARLCPPGIEATLFALLMSIVNLAGLVSHETGALLTHFLGVTERNFDNLWLLVTIANLSSLLPLPLLSLLPPNDRQGESVSSQTASTSSAVTPQPVLMAEFAGEVLPSVED; this is translated from the coding sequence ATGCTAGTTTCCCCATCAGGTATATCCCAGATCAAGGAATCGGTAGTGAACAAAGTATTCTTTGGTCATCAGCCTACTCCAGAATTGCTTAGTATCTTGTCAGTATATTTGGTGCAGGGAATTTTAGGTTTAGCTAGACTAGCTGTCAGCTTTTTCCTCAAAGATGACTTAAGCTTGAGTCCGGCACAAGTTGCAGCATTAATGGGCGTAGCAGCCTTGCCCTGGGTGGTAAAACCAGTATTTGGGCTATTTTCTGACGGATTACCGATTTTTGGTTATCGTCGCCGTCCTTATCTAGTGATATCTGGGTTATTAGGTACTAGTGCTTGGTTATGCTTAGCTACAGTAGTTGATACGCCCTTACAAGCCACAGCCGCGATCGCTTTGAGTTCTTTTTCCGTCGCCATGAGTGATGTGATTGTAGACTCGGTGGTAGTCGAAAGAGTCAGGAAGGAATCAGTTAGCACCGCAGGTTCGTTGCAGTCTTTGTGTTGGGCTGCATCCTCTGTGGGAGGGTTACTGACCGCCTATTTAGGCGGTTATTTACTAGAAAGAGTGGATACGCAGACTATATTTGCAATTACGGCTCTTTTTCCCTTAATTGTGTCCGCAGTTGCCTGTTTAATTGCAGAACAGCCCATAGAAACAAATACAGAAGGACAACTTAGTCAAACTAAAAACCAAATTAAGCAAGTATGGCAAGCCATGAAGCAAAAAGCGATTTGGATGCCAGCCTTGTTTCTCTTCCTCTGGCAAGCTACTCCTTCCTCTGATTCTGGCTTCTTTTATTTTACCACTAACGAATTGGGATTTGGACCAGAATTCTTGGGTAGAGTGCGTTTAGTTAGCAGCTTGGCATCTTTAGTAGGGATATGGGTTTTTCAGCGCTACTTGAAGACAGTACCATTTAGAACCATGTTTGGCTGGACAATATGTCTATCGACAGGTTTAGGAATGACGACATTGCTGCTAGTCACCCACGTCAACCGAGATTTGGGCATAGGCGATCGCTGGTTTAGCTTGGGTGATAGTCTAATCTTGACTGTAATGGGGCAAATTGCCTTTATGCCAGTGTTGGTACTTGCGGCGCGGTTGTGTCCCCCTGGGATTGAAGCTACCCTATTTGCCTTATTAATGTCTATTGTCAACCTAGCTGGCTTAGTTTCTCACGAAACAGGTGCTTTACTAACTCATTTTCTGGGCGTGACTGAAAGGAATTTTGATAACTTGTGGCTATTGGTAACTATTGCTAATCTCAGCAGCTTACTACCTTTACCTCTATTAAGTTTATTACCCCCAAACGATCGGCAAGGGGAAAGCGTATCCAGCCAAACAGCCTCAACATCCTCTGCTGTTACTCCCCAACCAGTTCTGATGGCAGAATTTGCTGGAGAGGTATTACCTAGCGTGGAAGATTAA
- the lipB gene encoding lipoyl(octanoyl) transferase LipB: protein MQQRQCQLWDLGLVPYLEAWELQRSLVASRIANPELPDTLLLLEHPPVYTLGQGATPDFLKFDPASSPFEVHRIERGGEVTYHCPGQVVGYPILNLRHYQLDLHWYLRQLEEVAIGAIATYGLLAERIPGLTGVWIEGCKVAAMGIKVSRWITFHGFALNINPDLSGFQHIIPCGISDKPVGSLAQFIPNIEPVEVRQRLAASFATVFDLELVHHHCTSVGLR, encoded by the coding sequence ATGCAGCAGCGTCAATGTCAGCTATGGGATCTGGGATTAGTCCCTTATCTAGAAGCTTGGGAATTACAGCGATCGCTAGTCGCATCTCGGATTGCTAATCCTGAATTGCCAGATACTCTACTTTTACTAGAACATCCTCCAGTTTATACTTTGGGACAGGGTGCCACCCCAGATTTCTTGAAGTTCGATCCAGCTTCTTCACCATTTGAAGTCCATCGGATTGAAAGAGGTGGTGAAGTCACGTATCATTGTCCCGGACAAGTAGTCGGTTATCCGATTTTAAACTTGCGTCATTACCAACTCGATCTGCATTGGTATTTGCGACAACTAGAGGAAGTAGCAATCGGGGCGATCGCTACTTATGGTTTACTAGCTGAAAGAATACCTGGATTGACTGGCGTATGGATAGAAGGATGCAAAGTTGCGGCGATGGGGATTAAAGTAAGTCGTTGGATTACTTTTCACGGATTTGCACTCAATATCAATCCAGATTTAAGCGGTTTTCAGCACATCATTCCCTGTGGCATCAGTGATAAACCTGTAGGTTCCTTAGCTCAATTTATTCCAAATATTGAGCCTGTAGAAGTGCGCCAAAGATTAGCTGCTAGTTTCGCCACTGTCTTTGACTTAGAATTAGTTCATCATCATTGCACTTCAGTTGGACTCAGATAA
- a CDS encoding DUF1003 domain-containing protein translates to MTHNANDMTSDAKQVNFKASRNRVLTAPLPDPITQNIEAITSLHTQEVRALPTHQRILEAMATFFGQSTFLYSLLFILALWIFGSFIERFLPFELPPFSWSSQGLDAAALVISTGVLVRQTRQENFAEQRAQLTLHLNLLSEQKIAKIIALLEELRTDLPDVVNRHDREAQVMQEAADPMAVLEALQENLAQQLSVTASRDQASD, encoded by the coding sequence ATGACTCACAACGCTAACGACATGACTTCAGATGCTAAGCAAGTCAACTTCAAAGCGTCTCGAAATCGAGTGCTAACGGCTCCACTACCAGACCCGATTACCCAAAATATTGAAGCCATTACTTCACTGCATACTCAAGAAGTTCGCGCTTTACCCACCCACCAACGAATCTTAGAAGCAATGGCAACATTCTTTGGGCAATCAACATTTTTATATAGTTTGCTATTCATTCTAGCCCTGTGGATTTTCGGCAGTTTTATTGAGCGCTTTTTGCCCTTTGAGCTACCCCCGTTTAGCTGGTCATCTCAGGGATTAGATGCCGCCGCCTTAGTAATTTCCACTGGGGTGTTAGTTAGACAAACTCGTCAAGAGAACTTTGCCGAACAACGGGCGCAATTGACGTTACATCTCAACCTCCTTTCTGAGCAAAAAATCGCCAAGATTATTGCTCTGTTAGAAGAACTCCGTACTGACTTACCCGATGTAGTTAATCGGCACGATCGAGAAGCTCAAGTCATGCAGGAGGCAGCCGATCCAATGGCGGTACTAGAAGCACTCCAGGAAAACTTAGCTCAACAACTATCTGTTACAGCTAGTCGCGACCAAGCTTCCGACTAA